The following proteins are encoded in a genomic region of Oncorhynchus kisutch isolate 150728-3 linkage group LG4, Okis_V2, whole genome shotgun sequence:
- the LOC109889093 gene encoding zinc transporter ZIP3-like produces the protein MELVVAKVLCLLGVFTLMLAGILVPVRLMMQVDYEKAQNYRKALALCNSFGGGVFLATCFNALLPAVRNKVDEVLKLVNINTDYPLAETMMMLGFFLTVFVEQAVLTFKKEKPSFINLETFNAGVSEAGSDSEYDTPFISPTRGSPVGHHHGHHHGHLSPTELARAGPLRLASLVLALSAHSVFEGLALGLQEDGAKLGSLFLGVGIHETLAAIALGVSVAKSALPMRDAIKLGVTVSLMIPIGIGLGMGINSAQNLAGSIASVVLQGLAAGTFLFVTFFEILSRELEDKHDRLLKVLFLILGYGVLAGLMFIKW, from the exons ATGGAGCTTGTAGTGGCCAAGGTCCTTTGCCTTCTGGGAGTATTTACCCTCATGTTGGCTGGGATTCTTGTCCCAGTGCGCCTAATGATGCAGGTGGATTATGAAAAAGCCCAAAACTACAGGAAGGCTCTTGCACTCTGCAATTCTTTTGGGGGTGGTGTATTTCTGGCCACTTGCTTCAATGCTCTTTTGCCAGCAGTAAGAAACAAG GTGGATGAGGTCCTAAAGCTGGTGAATATAAACACAGACTACCCCCTGGCAGAGACCATGATGATGCTGGGCTTCTTCCTCACCGTCTTTGTGGAGCAGGCAGTGCTCACCTTCAAGAAGGAGAAGCCATCTTTCATCAACCTGGAGACCTTTAACGCAGGGGTCTCCGAGGCTGGGAGTGACTCTGAGTATGACACTCCATTCATTTCACCCACCCGGGGCTCCCCTGTGGGCCACCACCATGGGCATCACCACGGACACCTCAGCCCCACTGAGCTGGCCAGAGCTGGGCCTCTGCGGCTGGCCAGCCTGGTCCTGGCTCTCTCTGCCCATTCTGTGTTCGAGGGGCTGGCCCTGGGCCTCCAGGAGGACGGGGCCAAGCTGGGAAGCCTCTTCCTGGGGGTGGGCATCCATGAGACCCTGGCTGCCATAGCTCTGGGGGTGAGTGTGGCCAAATCTGCTTTGCCCATGAGGGATGCCATCAAACTGGGTGTGACGGTCAGCCTCATGATACCCATTGGCATCGGACTGGGCATGGGCATCAATAGTGCCCAGAACCTGGCAGGCAGTATTGCCTCTGTGGTGCTCCAAGGCCTGGCTGCTGGTACTTTCCTCTTTGTCACCTTCTTTGAGATCTTGTCTCGGGAGCTGGAGGATAAACATGACAGACTGCTAAAGGTGCTCTTTCTCATACTGGGCTATGGGGTACTAGCAGGCCTAATGTTCATCAAGTGGTGA